In a genomic window of Microbacterium amylolyticum:
- a CDS encoding inositol monophosphatase family protein yields the protein MSLEIQLRDLARDVAIEAGELAVRRRSEGVSIAESKSSVADIVTEADREVETLIRGLLLAARPGDGFLGEESGHEEGTTDVAWVVDPIDGTVNYAYGIPQYAVSIAAARGGTDPLAWTAIAGAVRHPAFDETFSAARGEGAVLDSLDGSTRLAVNTEFPAGALLATGFGYDKATHDADIDTVRRVMPIARDVRRAGAAALDFAHVAAGRLDGYFERGLKPWDRAAGALIVQEAGGRILDLPADRHGRIMTIAGDAELVSRIGDRVSGITADE from the coding sequence TGCGCGATCTTGCCCGCGACGTTGCGATCGAAGCGGGGGAGCTCGCCGTTCGGAGACGCTCGGAGGGCGTCAGTATCGCCGAGAGTAAGTCGTCGGTCGCCGATATTGTCACCGAGGCTGACCGCGAGGTGGAGACCCTCATCCGCGGGCTTCTCCTGGCGGCGCGCCCCGGCGACGGTTTCCTCGGCGAGGAATCGGGGCATGAAGAGGGAACCACGGATGTGGCGTGGGTAGTTGATCCGATCGATGGCACCGTGAACTACGCATACGGCATCCCGCAGTACGCGGTGAGTATCGCCGCAGCGCGTGGGGGAACGGACCCGCTGGCGTGGACGGCGATCGCCGGAGCCGTTCGTCACCCCGCTTTTGATGAGACCTTCTCGGCCGCGCGCGGCGAAGGAGCCGTGCTCGACAGTCTCGACGGAAGCACCCGCCTGGCCGTGAATACAGAGTTTCCGGCCGGAGCTCTGCTCGCCACCGGTTTCGGCTACGACAAGGCGACGCACGACGCTGATATCGACACCGTTCGCCGGGTGATGCCGATCGCACGCGATGTTCGTCGTGCGGGAGCCGCGGCGCTCGACTTCGCGCATGTGGCGGCCGGGCGCCTGGACGGCTACTTTGAGCGCGGGTTGAAGCCGTGGGACCGCGCGGCCGGCGCGCTCATCGTGCAGGAGGCGGGCGGGCGGATTCTCGATCTGCCAGCAGACCGGCACGGACGCATTATGACGATCGCCGGCGATGCGGAACTCGTGAGCCGTATCGGTGATCGCGTGTCTGGAATCACCGCCGACGAGTAG